The following proteins are co-located in the Bordetella bronchialis genome:
- the groL gene encoding chaperonin GroEL (60 kDa chaperone family; promotes refolding of misfolded polypeptides especially under stressful conditions; forms two stacked rings of heptamers to form a barrel-shaped 14mer; ends can be capped by GroES; misfolded proteins enter the barrel where they are refolded when GroES binds): protein MAAKQVLFSDDARVRIVRGVNVLANAVKTTLGPKGRNVVLERSFGAPTVTKDGVSVAKEIELKDKFENIGAQLVKDVASKTSDNAGDGTTTATVLAQAIVQEGLKYVAAGFNPIDLKRGIDKAVSAAVEELKKLSKPVTTSKEIAQVGSISANSDSSIGQIIADAMDKVGKEGVITVEDGKSLENELDVVEGMQFDRGYLSPYFINNPDKQVAALDDPFVLIYDKKISNIRDLLPVLEQVAKSSRPLLIIAEDVEGEALATLVVNNIRGILKTTAVKAPGFGDRRKAMLEDIAILTGGVVISEETGMSLEKASLQDLGQAKRIEVGKENTTIIDGAGDSKSIEARVKQIRVQIEEATSDYDREKLQERVAKLAGGVAVIRVGAATEVEMKEKKARVEDALHATRAAVEEGVVAGGGVALLRAKQAIAQLKGDTPDQNAGIKLILRAVEEPLRTIVANAGEESSVVVNAVLNGKGNYGYNAATGEYADLVEQGVLDPTKVTRTALQNAASVASLLLTAEAAVVELVEDKPAAPAGMPGGMGGMGGMDF, encoded by the coding sequence AGGGCCGCAACGTCGTGCTGGAGCGCTCCTTCGGCGCCCCGACGGTGACCAAGGACGGCGTGTCCGTTGCCAAGGAAATCGAACTGAAGGACAAGTTCGAGAACATCGGCGCCCAGCTGGTCAAGGATGTCGCCTCCAAGACCTCCGACAACGCCGGTGACGGCACCACCACCGCCACCGTGCTGGCCCAGGCCATCGTCCAGGAAGGCCTGAAGTACGTGGCCGCCGGTTTCAACCCCATCGACCTGAAGCGCGGCATCGACAAGGCGGTCTCCGCCGCCGTCGAAGAGCTGAAGAAGCTGAGCAAGCCCGTCACGACCAGCAAGGAAATCGCCCAGGTCGGCTCGATCTCGGCCAACAGCGATTCCTCGATCGGCCAGATCATCGCCGACGCGATGGACAAGGTCGGCAAGGAAGGCGTCATCACCGTCGAAGACGGCAAGTCGCTGGAAAACGAACTGGACGTGGTCGAAGGCATGCAATTCGACCGCGGCTACCTGTCGCCCTACTTCATCAACAACCCCGACAAGCAAGTCGCGGCGCTGGACGACCCCTTCGTCCTGATCTACGACAAGAAGATCAGCAACATCCGTGACCTGCTGCCCGTGCTGGAGCAAGTCGCCAAGTCGAGCCGTCCGCTGCTGATCATCGCGGAAGACGTCGAAGGCGAAGCGCTGGCCACCCTGGTGGTGAACAACATCCGTGGCATCCTGAAGACCACCGCCGTCAAGGCGCCCGGCTTCGGCGACCGCCGCAAGGCCATGCTGGAAGACATCGCCATCCTGACGGGCGGCGTGGTCATCTCCGAAGAAACCGGCATGTCGCTGGAAAAGGCTTCGCTGCAGGACCTGGGCCAGGCCAAGCGCATCGAAGTGGGCAAGGAAAACACCACCATCATCGACGGCGCTGGCGACAGCAAGTCCATCGAAGCCCGCGTCAAGCAAATCCGCGTCCAGATCGAGGAAGCCACCTCGGACTACGACCGTGAAAAGCTGCAAGAGCGCGTGGCCAAGCTGGCCGGCGGTGTCGCGGTGATCCGCGTCGGTGCCGCGACCGAAGTCGAAATGAAGGAAAAGAAGGCTCGCGTCGAAGACGCCCTGCACGCCACGCGTGCCGCGGTGGAAGAAGGCGTGGTGGCCGGTGGCGGCGTGGCCCTGCTGCGTGCCAAGCAAGCCATCGCCCAGCTGAAGGGCGACACGCCTGACCAGAACGCCGGTATCAAGCTGATCCTGCGCGCCGTCGAAGAGCCGCTGCGCACGATCGTCGCCAACGCCGGCGAAGAGTCCAGCGTGGTCGTCAACGCCGTGCTGAACGGCAAGGGCAACTACGGCTACAACGCCGCGACCGGCGAGTACGCCGACCTGGTCGAGCAAGGCGTGCTGGATCCCACCAAGGTCACCCGCACCGCCCTGCAGAACGCCGCGTCCGTCGCCAGCCTGCTGCTGACGGCCGAGGCCGCCGTGGTCGAGCTGGTCGAAGACAAGCCCGCCGCGCCGGCTGGCATGCCCGGTGGCATGGGCGGCATGGGCGGCATGGACTTCTAA